GGCCGAGCGCAGCGAGCTCCAAGTCACGAAGTGGCAGGTGCCGACTTGCTCGGCTGTGACCCGTAGTTGAATGTAACAGTACTGGTCACATACACCGGCACCAGAGCATCATTCTCCTCCGAAGGCCGATACTCTCGACTCATGACTGCCTTGACACCATGTTGATCCCAGACCCCCTCCGGCTCGGACTCTACGACCTCCGGATTGTGCACCTTGCCATTTGAATCGATCAGGAAGCGCACCCTCGCGAACCCTTCTTGGCCAGCCCCCGGCGTGCTGCCAGCAGGCATCTCAAAGCGGACTGGCTCATCGCTCTCTATCCAGTAATCATCCAGTTCATCCACTGCTACTTCCAAAGGCTCCGACGCCAAATAGATCTTCGGCGCTACAGAGCATGCAGCCAAGACCAACACTGACACGATCATAAGCATTTTCTTCATGAACACTCCTTTATGTGCTGAATGCAAACTTTGGTTGCCTGCGTGCTCAGCCTGAGTGGTGGCAGAACCACCCGCCTCGAGGTTGGGGTTAGCAGCCTGTGGTGAAAGTCAGACGCCAGCGAGAGCGAGAAATTTTTCGGCGAATCGAGGCCAGAAAACCGCAGGCGATGCGGGTATCGGCGAGGTTTTCGAACGAAGATTCGGCGGAAAAGGGCCGCTCGCAGCGCGGCTCGACTTTC
This region of Acidobacteriota bacterium genomic DNA includes:
- a CDS encoding TonB family protein, with protein sequence MKKMLMIVSVLVLAACSVAPKIYLASEPLEVAVDELDDYWIESDEPVRFEMPAGSTPGAGQEGFARVRFLIDSNGKVHNPEVVESEPEGVWDQHGVKAVMSREYRPSEENDALVPVYVTSTVTFNYGSQPSKSAPATS